The following DNA comes from Triticum aestivum cultivar Chinese Spring chromosome 3D, IWGSC CS RefSeq v2.1, whole genome shotgun sequence.
GAAGCTGAGGGTTTCATCTTTGAAGATCAGGAGACAGAGATGCCTAAGAGTTCGAGATGGTCTGCAGTGGGGAAGGCTTGTACCACTCGTCCGATGAACAAGACATCACTAGAAAAAGCTATGACTCGGGCGTGGGGGCTGCATAAAGAAGCTCAGTTCAGGGACATGGGCTCAAATATTTCTGTGGTACACTTTGGAAGTGAGGAAGACTACAGACATGTTATGAACAATGGGCCTTGGCAATTTGATTTCAGTGTCTTGATCATGAAGGAATATGAAGGAAAAACGATACCCTCGGAGATGGTGTTTGATAGAGTGGATATGTGGGTTAGGGTGACGGATCTTCCACCGGATAAGAGGACAGAGGTGTTTGGGAAAGCTTTGGGCAATTGGTTGGGAGAAGTCGTGAGAGTTGATGTGGACAAGGATGGAGTTGCAAGGGGAAACCAGTTACGAGTTCGAGCAAAAATTGATGTCTATGAACCGCTAGTCCGAGGTTTTACTTTGAAGAGATCTAAAGATGATAAGGTGGGCACATGGTTTGACTTCTACTACGAGAAAGTCCCCCACTTCTGCTTCGAATGTGGGCGACTAGTGCACAAGGGGGGTGTTTGCGAGCCCCCTGTTGACTCCTCGCTTCAATGGGGAGGATGGTTGCGTGCATCTCCCGGAAGAAATACAGGCAAGGAGGGATCTAAGGGAGGGGTAGCAAGCAGCAGCAATAGCTGGAATAGCTCACAGAATGATGGTACAAGACCAAGGCACAGAGATGAGCAAGGTCGTGTTAGGGATATTCCAACCAAGAGAAATCTAAACACTAAATTCTCTCAATCAGCTGAAAACCGCACTGGCGGACAGAGTAAGCCGAGAGATGTAGAGGTGAATAGCCCTAGACGCGATAAAACGAAGAGTGGTGCTGGGCGTGAGCAGGACCTGAGGGACAGTCTGGAGATGAAAAGAGAACAGAATCTGAGGGACAAGCTGATTGATAGAAATCTGGGAAGGGAGAGAGAGTATGAACGTGGAGCTACCTAGGAGATGAAGGGGAAAGGATCTGTTGATGTGATGCAGGGGGGGCGACATGCAGGTGTGTATACGAGGGTAGAGCAGCATGGGAGGTCAGAAGGTTATGGACAACAGGAAAGAAGGAGGGGCTACTACGTGCGGAAACTAAGGCAAAGCTCGGCTTACGAGTATAGGgagatccagagagagagagaaatgcaTGAAAGCAGGAAGCGGGGGCCGAGACAGATGTGGGTAGCCAAGGGGGGCTCGGACAGGCCAGCAGGACAAGATGCCTTCATTCGCGATATACGGCTTAAAACGTCGACAGTGTTTGACCGCATCTCAGTTAACAGGGATAGATCGGCGGACCCCAAGGATCGGGGCCGCCGGGAGCAATGAATGTTTTAGCCTGGAACTATCGAGGACTGGGGTTGGACTCGACAGTGGGCGAACTGAGAGACCTGATTCGGTCCCATAACCCAGCGGTGGTCTTTTTATCTGAAACAAAGAAGAAATTGAGGGCTATGGAGAAACTAAGATGGAGTCTGGGATTTTCTTGTGGTGTGGCGGTGGACTGTCAAGGACAAAGTGGTGGGCTAGCTTTGTGGTGGAGAGAGCATATAAATGTTACTGTGAGGCCATGGAGCCAGTACTTTGTGGATGCGGAAGTGGTCTGGGAAGGGAAAACTTGTAGAATCACTGGATTCTACGGGGAACTGGACGTGGAGCATAGAAAGAAATCTTGGGACGCCATCCGATACCTAAAACGATAGGATGCACTTCCATGGTTGTGTGTCGGAGATTTCAATGAAGCGCTTTTACAAACTGAACAGAAGGGTGGTAACCAAAGAAGCTTTCTGCAGATGGAAGGTTTTCGCGACTGCCTGGTCGACTGCGGCCTTGCAGACTTGGGTTTTTCAGGCTATCCCTACACGTGGGATAACAAAAGACAAGGTGATGAAAATATTCAGGTCCGTCTCGACCGGGGAACTTGCAATGATGATTTCCTAGCATTATTCCCGCACACACACGTCCAACACATAATTACCGAGGAGTCGGACCATGTCGCTTTGGTGGTTCACATTCTGGAGACGGCTCCAGAACGGGGACACCTTGTCGCATGACAGTTCAGATTTGAGGAGGCATGGTTAAGGCATGAGAGCTATGATTCCATGGTAGCTGAGAAGTGGTTGGAAGTGGACGATGGGGAAACGGGGCTTTCGGCAACCTGCGGCAAGCTAGGAAAGCTCACGGCGAGCATGCAAGAGTGGGGGCGTGTTGTGTTTGGCTCGATCCGCAATCAAATCAAGCAGCTAAAGGTACAGCTAGAAGATGCAAGATTCAGAGCGTTACGAACTGGGTATACTACGGAGGTGAGGGACATAGAAGAACAACTTCGAGAAGTTTACGCTCGTGAAGAAGTAATGCAGCGTCAAAGGTCCAGGGTTGACTGGTTAGCTGCAGGGGACATGAATACAAAATATTTCCAAGGAAGAGCATCACATAGGAAGCGAAAAAACACGGTAAGGGCACTGATACGTGAGGATGGATCGAAGTGCATGGCAGATGAGGAAATGCGCGAGATGGCGGCAAAGTTCTATGAAAATTTGTTCACTTCAGAGGGGTCGGTAGGAGCGCAGGAACTGCTTGATAATATACCAGCTGCTGTTACAAACGATATGAACCAGAAACTAGTGGCACCGATTGCAGACGAGGAGATAGAGAAAGCTTTGTTCCAGATGGGGCCTACGAAAGCTCCAGGCCCCGATGGCCTCCCCGCCCTATTTTACCAGCGACACTGGTCGCTTGTAAAAACGGAGGTTTGCACGGTGGTCCGGGAGTTTCTTGCAGGACGGGCAGCATCGGACGCCTTTAATGCAACTGTCATCGTTATGATACCAAAAGTTAACTCACCGGAGTTACTTTCGCAATTTCGCCCAATTAGCATGTGTAATGTTTTATACAAAATTGCAGCAAAGGTGTTGGCGAATAGACTAAAGGTCATTCTACCGATTCTTATTTCTGAGGAACAAAGCGCTTTCGTGCCAGGGCGTCTAATTACTGATCATGTATTTGTGGCTTATGAGTGTGTGCACGCAatcaggaaaaggaaaaggaagaaaccCTTATGTGCGGTAaagctggatatgatgaaagcGTATGATAGGGTGGAGTGGAGTTTTTTGGAGCAAATGTTGGGACGTTTTGGCTTTGATACAGCTTTCAGCGTGGTCATGAGGTGCGTGACGTCGGCAAATTTTATGGTGAAGTTAAACGAGGGGTTGTCTAGGTTGTTCACTCCCTCTCGAGGTCTAAGGCAAGGAGATCCACTGTCCCCGTACTTATTCCTTTTCTACGTGGAAGGTTTCTCTGCACTCTTGAAGAAGGCCCAAGATGAAAAGCTTATTAAAGGTGTGTCATTTGGAGGCACTGGCCCGCAAGTGACACATCTCCTGTTTGCAGATGATAGCTTTGTCTTTCTTCAGGGTTCTGTTGATAACTTCCAGGCATTGAAGAATATCCTGGGTAGATATGAGGAGGCGTCGGGGCAAAAGGTTAACCTTCAGAAATCGTCAATATTCTTTGGTAAGGGGTGCCAGCAGGAGTTGAAGAATTCTCTCAAAGAAACTGTTGGTATTGAATCTGAGGCGTTAAGTGAGAGGTATTTGGGCCTCCCGACAGTGGTTGGTAGGGCAAAAGATGGAACGTTCAAATATGTGACAGAGAGTTCGAAGAAAAAAGTTACTGGATGGAAGGGGCAAGGGCTGTCAAAGAAAGCACGGGAAGTTCTTGTGAAATCCGGGCTGCAAGCCACTCCAGCATTTACCATGAGCTGTTTTCACCTCACAAAGAAGATGTGCCGGAACTTGACATCTATCTCCTCAAAATTCTGGTGGGGGCGGTAAATGGTGAATGCAAAGTGCATTCGATAGCCTGGGACAAAATGTGTGCAGCGAAGCGTGATGGTGGCATGGGGTTCAGAGATCCCGAGGCTTTCAACCAAGCATTATTGGCTACACAAGCATGGCGACTGTTGAGAGTTCCCTCTTCGCTATGTGCACGCGTCCTAAAAGCAAGATATTATAGTGAAGGGGGAATCATGAATGCACACATGTCCAGATGGTGGCTCATACACGTTCCGAAGTATTCTTCATGGGAGAGATCTCCTCAGAGCCGACTTGGTGTGACGAGTTGGAGACGGCTCCACCATTAATATACACCATGATCAATGGATTCCGAGGAGTGGCAGCTTGACACCACTGGGTGCCGAGTATGTCCCGGGAGTCACAAAGGTGAGCCACTTGCTTGACAACTCGGGCACAAGGTGGAATGAGCAGGTAGTGGACTCGATGTTTTCTCAGGATGATGCGACTGATATAAAACAGATTACAGTTGGAGGTCCCGGTACTGATGATTATCTAGCTTGGAACTTTACCAAAGATGGATACTTCACGGTGAGGTCAGCGTATCATCTTCGAGTGACGATGAATCATGCAAGGACGGGAAGACAGGCGTCATCTTCTTCGGTTCAGCGCCACAAATGTTGGATGGCAATGTGGGATACCTCAGCCCCGGGCAAAGCGAAGATCCATATGTGGCGGTTGCTGCGGAATGGGCTTGTCATTGGACACGAGTTACAGCGAAGAAGTATAAAAGCGGGTGTGTTTTGTGCTGCGTGTGGACGTGATGAGACGATCTATCACAGGTTTTGGGGATGCCCTCATTCGGTTCTCTTTTGGAAAAAGCTGCAGTCAGAAAAGGGAATTTCGGTGGCGATCCCACCGTGTCAGTTTGATTCTCAGAGTGCAGTTTCTCGGTGGCTTCTCGATTGGTTCGCACAGGCAGGAGGGGAGGAGCGAGCCGTGATGATCCAATCCATCTATGCCCTTTGGCTAGCTCGAAATGAGGCGAGGGATGGCAAACGGATCGAGGATCCACATGAAATAATGAACCGGGTAGTAAGGCTTGTGGAGGAGTGGAAGGGGATACATGACAAACCGGTACCTCCTCGCCAATCAAATTTACGAGTGAGGTGGGAGGCGCCCGAGGAGGGATGGATCAAGGTGAACGCCGATGGGGCCTTTTCCCAAGTCCGTGGAAAGGGAGGTGCGGGTGTTGTATTGAGAGATCACAATGGGGCTTTTATAGCTGCAGCATGTGAGGTATTCGATCATGCGGCTTGCCCGGAGAAGACGGAGGTGCTAGCATGTCGACGAGCTATCTCCCTTGCTACGGAAGCGCAAGTGCAGAATCTACATGTTGAACTGGATAACAGGGCAGTAGTGGCGGCGATCAACAGAAGGGAAGAAGATCTCTCAAGCTTGGGGCCATGCATTGAGGAGATCAAGAATATGCTAAACCAGTTCATGCAGGTAAAGGTCACGTGGACCAAGCGAGAAGCTAATGGAGCTGCGGATAAGCTAGCTAAAGTAGGATTACGTGATGGGATTTGTAATGTGTGGTGGATTGTGCCACCTGATTGTATCCTTCGGACCATCTCGGAAGAGATTCCTAGCTATACTTGAGTAATAAAGCGACATTGATAAAAAAAAAAGGGACTGGCACCGTGGCACGGGACGACGACAGACACGATCTCCTCTCCcgcaaaaaaataaagaaaatatgaTCTCCTCTGCGCCGTCCATAACCAGATCGGACGGAGCGCATACCATCGGGCCCCACCAAGGCTGGTTGGTCCCCGTGCAGACCACGCACACATCTTCTCCTCCATCGCGCCTCtactctctctccttccccagtcACCGATCCAACCAtcgcaaagagagagagagagaaaaaaaaatccCCGATCCAGCACCGAGCTCGCACCGGTGGAGATCGTGGTGGGAGGATGTCGTCGGACTACTCGTCGTCGTGGGCGCGCGCGCTCGTGCATATCTCGCCCTACACCTTCTCCGCCATCGGCATCGCCGTCTCCATCGGCGTCTCTGTACTCGGCGCAGCATGGTGAGACCTAATCTCCCCCCTTCCCAGCATAGCCTCGCTGGATCTGCTGCCCGCATCTGCTCACACTGCCGCGCTGCGGTTTTGCTGTTGGCAGGGGGATCTTCATCACGGGGAGCAGCCTCATCGGGGCCGCCATCAAGGCGCCCAGGATCACCTCCAAGAACCTCATCAGGTGAGGAACCTCTAGAGCCTTGCTAACCTGGTGGGCCTGATTTGGCTCGACGCCGTCTCCTCTGCGCTGCGGTAGCTAGATTTGGCCTTGCTTGGTGCACTGTGAGCTCCTGATTTTGTTCTACCTTGAACTTGATGATGCGTGGTTGCGTCCAGGAGGGGTTCTTCTGTTAGTTAGCATTGTGTTGCATGAAATTAAGCGGCGGATGTTTGAGTAGAGCAAACTACCTTGCTTCTGGTGATAATTTATTCAATTAGCTTGGAGGGACCAATATTCCTTCCATGGTGGATTGCTTTAAGGTGTTAATACGATGAGTTGACTTACATCTCTTGGTAGGAAGAATCGGACATTATCTCATTGCAAACTATCCATGGGTAAGTACACTGATGATATCCTAACAAATGCCAACGACAAGCAATTGTTATTGCCTAGCTGAAATTTATATGTTTTACATTTTAGCGAGACCGTGCCCTTAtttggtgccccccccccccccccccccccccccgcgactcATTTTGCCTTTATTATGGTATAGTTTGTATGTGTACACATTGATGCGTCGTGTCCTCATCTGCTTCACTTCTCCTTGCTCCTTGACACTTAGCATGTGAACAAACTTTCGTGGTTATGATATAGATCCTTATGTCCATTGTTGTGTCAGTCACCgatcctgaatcctcatgtttcCCACTCGATTAGTCTCGTTTTAATAAACTAAGTTAACTGTTATGTAAGCCGTGACAATGATAGATAGAAAATCAAAGCAGGAGGCtcattttcttttcttgttttgcgGTTCCTCTGTTATGTTAGGGCCATCAAGTTCTTACAGTGGTCGTGTGGGATCTGGTCTAGTTCCTTAGTTGGTCTTTATTATTTTATTCGTCATTGAACCTGTGTTTGTGGCTTTTATTGTTCTCTTGTTTTGTTGGAGGGCATGTTCGTTAGAATTGTAACAGCGTAACAGAGTGAAAAATAGAGTGTTTCACTGTTTTGGCTTTACATCTACAATTGGATGTAGCACAAACATCTTCTATGCCGCTAGAGGAAGAAGCATGTTAGTGCATATGATCTACTGGAGAAACATTAGTCTGATAGAAACCTGGGAGCTAGACTGCCATTTTGTTGGCCAATGACAAAGCCtttcagtcccaaacaagttggggtaggctagagttgaaacccataagatctcgaaaCCAAGTCATGGTATTGGCAGgtggatagctaacttccacgcacccctgtccatggttagttctttggtgatattccagtTCTTAAGATCTCTCCTTCCGGActcccatgtcaagtttggtctaccacgacctctcttgacattatcagcatGCTTTAACAGCCTTCTATGCACTggcgcttctggaggcctgcgtgctatatgcccaaaccatctcagtcatgctggacaagcttctcttcagtcGGTGCTACCCCAaccgtatatcatcattccggacctgATCCTTTCTTGTGCGGCCACATATCCATCTCAACATGTGCATCTCTGCTACACAACTGTTGGACATGTCACCTTTTTGTTGGCCAACATTCTGCGCATACAACAGCGCAGGTCGAATCACCATCCTATAGaacctgccttttagcttttgtggcacacTCTTGTCACAAAGAACGCCAGAAGCTTGGCGTCACTTCATACATCCAACTTTGATTTGATggctcacatcttcatcaatatacCCATCCTTCTGCAGCATTCGCAGCATTTGGATCTTGTGAAAACATTTGTTTTTAGCTATAACCTTTTAGTCAGTTTGCTCATTTCAACTCACCATGGTTATTTGGGCTGAGCCAATGTACGCATGGATTACTAGTTCTTGGGATTTGTTAATAAACAAGCACAGAAAAATTGGCTAGACCTCTATAATTAACATGAGCCCCTCAAATAAGTTCCATGTCTGCTGTCAAGAATGCTTCTGACAGCATTTGGATCTTGTGAAAACATCTGATGGGTTTATGCTTGCATCTGCTTATTTATGCTTCTTTCGAGGCAAGCAACCAAAACCACATGGGAATTTTAGCAAAAATGGTTGGCTAATGCCTCCATCTAGCTTTATATTGGAAATTTATATAACGTTAATTCTCTTCTGATTGGCATATCGTGGATATTCCTTTTAACTTCTGATACACATGCATCCCATTTGCTTTACAGTGTCATCTTCTGTGAGGCCGTTGCAATTTATGGTGTAATCGTGGCGATCATCCTCCAAACAAAGCTTGAAAGTGTGCCAACATCCCGAATGCATGATCCAGAGTCTATGCGAGCTGGTTATGCAATCTTTGCCTCAGGTCTTATTGTCGGCTTTGCTAATCTTGTTTGCGGGTAAGTGGTAGAATTCACATTTTATTTTCATATATATCATGATCCATGGCTCAAGATGATCAAATTTTGAATCTTCAGGGTATGCGTGGGAATAATCGGAAGCAGCTGTGCACTGTCTGATGCCCAGAATTCAACACTCTTTGTAAAGATCCTGGTGATTGAGATCTTTGGCAGTGCTTTGGGCCTCTTTGGAGTGATCGTGGGCATAATCATGTCAGCTCAAGCAACATGGCCAACGAAAGTCTAATTCCATCCATCTGGGAATCTCTGTAAATTATTTTGGGTGAAGCCCTTTGGAATGTCAACATGTGTTCAACTGTTTCTTATCTATTCTTTTCTCTTTTGCACGTTTTTGGTAAATCACGTATTTTGGTGCTTGATGCATCTGATCGTAGAGATACTGTTCCTACTGTAAAGACTCCATATGCCTGCCAGGTATCATCTTGTAGGTGCTATTGCTTTTGCAGAACGTGGACTGCCTGTTGAATAAAAGCATTGAACTTGAGAATAAGCATTTAACTCTGCATTAAGTCCTCGTGGAAGCCCCGTTTGGATCGCCAGAGTTCTGAGGGGCACTTGCCTAAATTAAACCGATGGTTTATTCTCTTGTTTCAAAGAGACATTAATGATGTTCTAGGGCTATTTTGCTGCCATGGTCGTTCGATTCATTCAAGAACTATTCTTGGGCGTTGGTTCCCTAACATGTGTGAAATAAAAGACAAGAGACTTGGACATTTTGGTAGCTAGAGTATATATATAGAAATAGAAGGCAGAGACTTGGACCTTCCAGCCGGGTCCGAGCCAAGTCGTCCTGGCAGATCGGACGGCTCGGAGCCACCCGGAGAGGCTCGGACGGCTCGGAGCCACCCGGAGAGGCTCGTGCGGCATGCCACCGAGGCACCGACCAACACACGACCAGAAGGCTCGCTTCTCTTGCGGTTGGGATCAATATGGCAAAGGCGCTGAGTCCGTCCCTTTGGGTGGCGGTTAGCGTACATCACGGAAAGGCGATTCGGGGCGATCCCGATCTCGCTAGGGTTTTGCCTCGCGGACGCCGCCGATTGCCGCCCCCGTCATGATCCTCTCTGTAAGGGTCGTCACAAACGCGAACCATCTCATCCCAGTCCCCATCCCATCCACCATAGGCCTTCCGTGAGCTAGGGATTGCGGTCGTACACCACCGGTTCGTCCCTAGGGTGTTCTGATCAGGAGTCAGGGGGTGAAAGGCAGGGATGGAAGACGTAGAAGGCCTGATGAGAGGACTGAAGCTTTCGGCAGCagaaaggagggggggggggggggtgaagatCGGGCAGATGGAGAAGGGGAAATCGCCAGACTGGGGGCCGGATGATCCGCAAGCGGTGGGAAAGTTGTTCTCGGAGAAACCAGCCCATGCAAGGATTGTAGGGCAAACCCTGGGGAGGATATGGTGCCCGATTAAGGGTGTGCAATGCAAGGAACCGGAGACCAACATCTTCCTGTTCACGTTTTGACAGGCGTCAGGGTGGAGGCGTGCTCTTGAGGAAGGACCTTGGTGGTTTGACAAGGAATTGCTGGTCATGGAGGATTTTGATCCGGAGAAAACAGTGGATGAATATGAATTCAACCTGATTCCTATGCGGATCAGGGTTTTTGGCCTACCATTAGGA
Coding sequences within:
- the LOC123078541 gene encoding V-type proton ATPase subunit c''2, translating into MSSDYSSSWARALVHISPYTFSAIGIAVSIGVSVLGAAWGIFITGSSLIGAAIKAPRITSKNLISVIFCEAVAIYGVIVAIILQTKLESVPTSRMHDPESMRAGYAIFASGLIVGFANLVCGVCVGIIGSSCALSDAQNSTLFVKILVIEIFGSALGLFGVIVGIIMSAQATWPTKV